In Massilia antarctica, the following are encoded in one genomic region:
- the tldD gene encoding metalloprotease TldD, translated as MTPFEPNLSSLAVARDVLLTPFGLDEGKLLSTLGTMFTHKVDYADLYFQFTKSEGWSLEEGIVKTGSFSIDQGVGVRAVSGDKTAFSYSDEISERALLDAAAATRTIARAGAGKIKVASSMTPVGGRSLYLPNDPLASLDATAKVKLLERVEKMARAKDPRVVQVMAGLAGEYDVVLVVRSDGVLAADIRPLVRVSVTVIVEQNGRREMGSSGGGGRYNYGYFDDVVLERYADEAVKAAVVNLDARPAPAGPMTIVLGPGWPGVLLHEAIGHGLEGDFNRKGSSAFSGRIGERVAAKGVTVVDDGTLADRRGSLNMDDEGNPTQCTTLIEDGILKGYIQDTMNARLMKMPVTGNARRESFAHLPMPRMTNTYMLGGDKDPEEILASVKNGLYAVNFGGGQVDITNGKFVFSASEAYMIENGKVTYPVKGATLIGNGPDVLNRVSMIGNDMRLDSGVGVCGKEGQSVPVGVGQPTLRIEDVTVGGTA; from the coding sequence ATGACACCGTTCGAACCGAATCTCTCCTCCCTGGCTGTCGCGCGCGATGTGCTGCTCACGCCGTTTGGCCTCGATGAAGGCAAGCTGCTCTCCACCCTGGGCACGATGTTTACGCACAAGGTCGATTACGCCGACCTGTATTTCCAGTTCACCAAAAGCGAAGGCTGGAGCCTGGAAGAAGGCATCGTCAAGACCGGCAGTTTCTCGATCGACCAGGGTGTCGGCGTGCGCGCCGTGTCCGGCGACAAGACCGCTTTTTCCTACTCCGATGAAATTTCGGAACGGGCCCTGCTGGACGCGGCCGCGGCCACGCGCACCATTGCGCGCGCCGGCGCCGGCAAGATCAAGGTGGCGTCCTCGATGACCCCGGTGGGCGGACGCTCGCTCTACCTGCCCAACGATCCGCTCGCCTCGCTCGACGCGACGGCCAAGGTCAAGCTGCTCGAACGGGTGGAAAAAATGGCGCGCGCCAAGGACCCGCGGGTGGTGCAAGTGATGGCGGGCCTGGCCGGCGAATACGATGTGGTGCTGGTGGTGCGCAGCGATGGCGTGCTGGCGGCCGATATCCGCCCGCTGGTGCGGGTGTCGGTGACGGTCATCGTCGAGCAGAACGGGCGCCGCGAAATGGGCTCGTCCGGCGGCGGCGGACGCTACAACTACGGCTATTTCGACGATGTGGTGCTGGAGCGCTACGCGGACGAAGCGGTCAAGGCGGCCGTGGTCAACCTCGATGCGCGTCCGGCCCCGGCCGGACCGATGACCATCGTGCTCGGACCGGGCTGGCCCGGCGTGCTGCTGCACGAAGCGATCGGCCACGGGCTCGAAGGCGACTTCAACCGCAAGGGTTCGTCGGCGTTTTCGGGCCGCATCGGCGAGCGCGTGGCCGCCAAGGGCGTGACCGTGGTCGACGACGGCACCCTGGCCGACCGCCGCGGTTCGCTCAACATGGATGACGAAGGCAATCCGACCCAGTGCACCACCCTGATCGAAGATGGCATCCTCAAGGGCTACATCCAGGACACGATGAATGCGCGCCTGATGAAGATGCCGGTGACGGGCAATGCGCGGCGCGAATCGTTCGCCCACCTGCCGATGCCGCGCATGACCAATACCTACATGCTCGGCGGCGACAAGGACCCGGAAGAAATCCTGGCCTCGGTCAAGAACGGCTTGTACGCGGTCAATTTCGGCGGCGGCCAGGTCGATATCACCAACGGCAAGTTCGTGTTTTCGGCCAGCGAAGCCTACATGATCGAAAACGGCAAGGTCACCTATCCGGTCAAGGGCGCCACCCTGATCGGCAACGGTCCTGACGTGCTCAACCGCGTATCAATGATCGGCAACGACATGCGCCTCGATTCCGGCGTGGGCGTGTGCGGCAAGGAAGGCCAGAGCGTGCCGGTGGGCGTGGGCCAGCCGACCCTGCGCATCGAAGACGTGACGGTGGGCGGCACGGCCTGA
- a CDS encoding YhdP family protein, giving the protein MHTPEAQPPTEHLPIAERWRRLRSAYGACNRATHHLLGFTVKLALLVYFIFTVVFLVLRYLILPNIDYYKGNIEGIASRALGSQVSITRIYASWHGLRPNLFLGDVIVRDPGGRQVLSLPSVSATLSWWSVATLEPRFYSLEVIRPDLDIRRDPAGQLFVAGMLVKRNAEGDGSGADWAFKQRQIVIREGRVQWTDQLRGAPVLVLDKVDVVLKNRWQHHRFGLRATPPASLAGPLDVRADFAHPRFAARMADVRQWKGELYADLPDTDLSAWTPYLDYPLTVSRGQGSVRAWLSLDRAKLAGFTADVALAGVSARLGHDLPALELARVRGRLSARETFAAGSNRGAPAFGAQGHEVALSGFSLLTADGLSLAPTTLSESYVPARGKTPEQVKVSARQLDLEALARLAAQLPLTPAQRQLLAEAGLRGRVSDFSAQWQGRFPDIASYRVRGKLDGLSMHAQPARLAVAGSAATPARAPLPPLPGIENLSGTIDASEQGGSISLDSQQLVLQLPAWFADPAMPFDAFKARASWTFSAGNKLLVELDSLNFVQGALNGSLSGTHQMTLGSQPGKAPDIVDLNGTLSGFSLNTIGRYLPLKTPEHLRAWLTGALEDGVAQDATFRLRGDLAHFPFRSNTPSERKGEFRVGGRLENARLNYAPGHFAPDGVAPVWPQAEQINGTFLFERARMEIKGDTGSTRGVALSAVKAVIADLADPEKVLEIDGNAAATMQDFLGYVEASPVLNWIGRFTEHTRASGNAKLALKLQLPLNHLIESKVQGSLQLMGNDVVLFDPLPPLQAAIGKLEFNERGINLNGVGASFLGGPLALTGGSGRDNAIVIKLSGMATADGIRKTYPSAAMQHVLGLLSGGAHYTGSVVVRDHQALVTVDSSLAGMGVDLPAPLNKAAADTLPLHFTLSGLPSADPNLARDEIRVALGANMGARYQRIKQGKGPWRVESGGIGVNVPAPAPDSGMMVNVDMKSLNVDQWIAIGASVAHAVPEPAAAGAAVDGGMDLAQYVVADVLAARAGELIVSERKLDNVVVGASHVKDTWQANIDARQVAGHITWAEGSGGQGLGKVTARLASLIIPESDAAGVKDLLESGKSAAATIPALDIVAEHFELFNKKLGRLELLASNAQLANGREWQINRLLLANPDGVLRSTGKWVTGEGQSNTSLNFTLDIEDAGKLLDRFGFPETLRRGKGKLAGDIAWNGLPYSLDIPSLSGKIDMNVAAGQFLKQDPGAAKLLGVLSLQMLPRLLKLDFHDVFSEGLAFDGISANASITRGVLRTDNLKMHGVAATVLMAGTADIANESANLHVVVIPEFNLGTGPLVYALAVNPVVGLGSFLAQLFLRAPVMRALTYEMQITGPWKAPVITKLGTPKGPPPLLMPEGNAATGIK; this is encoded by the coding sequence ATGCATACACCGGAAGCACAGCCCCCCACCGAGCACCTGCCCATCGCAGAGCGCTGGCGACGGCTGCGGTCCGCCTATGGGGCGTGCAACCGCGCCACCCACCACCTGCTGGGCTTCACGGTCAAGCTGGCGCTGCTGGTGTATTTCATCTTCACCGTCGTGTTCCTGGTGCTGCGCTACCTGATTTTGCCCAACATTGACTATTACAAAGGCAATATCGAGGGCATCGCCAGCCGCGCGCTGGGCAGCCAGGTGAGCATTACCCGCATCTACGCTTCCTGGCACGGCTTGCGGCCGAATCTGTTTTTGGGCGACGTGATCGTGCGCGACCCGGGCGGGCGCCAGGTGCTGAGCCTGCCGAGCGTGTCGGCCACCCTGTCATGGTGGAGCGTGGCGACCCTGGAACCGCGCTTTTATTCCCTTGAAGTCATTCGTCCCGACCTCGATATCCGGCGCGACCCGGCCGGCCAGCTGTTCGTGGCCGGCATGCTGGTCAAGCGCAATGCCGAGGGCGATGGCAGCGGCGCCGACTGGGCCTTCAAGCAGCGCCAGATCGTGATCCGCGAAGGGCGGGTGCAGTGGACCGACCAGTTGCGCGGCGCCCCCGTGCTGGTGCTGGACAAGGTCGACGTGGTGCTCAAGAACCGCTGGCAGCACCACCGCTTCGGCTTGCGCGCCACCCCCCCGGCCAGCCTGGCCGGGCCGCTCGACGTGCGCGCCGACTTCGCCCATCCGCGCTTTGCCGCGCGCATGGCCGACGTGCGCCAGTGGAAGGGCGAGCTGTATGCCGACCTGCCCGATACCGACCTGTCCGCCTGGACTCCCTACCTCGATTATCCGCTCACCGTCAGCCGCGGCCAGGGATCGGTGCGCGCCTGGCTGAGCCTGGACCGGGCCAAGCTGGCCGGGTTTACCGCCGACGTCGCGCTGGCCGGCGTGTCGGCGCGCCTGGGGCACGATTTGCCGGCGCTGGAACTGGCGCGGGTGCGCGGCCGTCTGTCGGCGCGCGAAACCTTTGCCGCCGGCAGCAACCGCGGCGCCCCGGCCTTCGGCGCCCAGGGCCATGAAGTGGCGCTCAGCGGTTTTTCCCTGCTCACCGCCGACGGCCTGAGCCTGGCGCCGACGACCCTGTCCGAATCCTACGTTCCGGCGCGCGGCAAGACCCCCGAGCAAGTGAAAGTGAGCGCACGCCAACTCGACCTGGAAGCCCTGGCGCGGCTGGCCGCCCAATTGCCGCTCACGCCGGCGCAGCGCCAGTTGCTCGCCGAGGCCGGCTTGCGCGGGCGGGTGAGCGATTTTTCGGCCCAGTGGCAGGGCAGGTTCCCGGACATTGCCAGCTACCGCGTGCGCGGCAAGCTCGATGGGCTGAGCATGCACGCCCAGCCTGCCCGGCTGGCCGTGGCCGGCAGCGCCGCCACGCCGGCGCGCGCGCCGCTGCCGCCGCTGCCGGGCATCGAGAACCTGTCGGGCACCATCGACGCGAGCGAGCAGGGCGGTTCGATCTCCCTCGATTCGCAGCAACTGGTGCTGCAATTGCCGGCCTGGTTCGCCGATCCGGCCATGCCCTTCGATGCATTCAAGGCGCGTGCCAGCTGGACTTTTTCGGCCGGCAATAAATTGCTGGTGGAACTGGACAGCCTGAATTTCGTCCAGGGCGCGCTGAACGGCTCGCTGTCGGGCACGCACCAGATGACCCTGGGGTCGCAGCCGGGCAAAGCGCCCGATATCGTCGACCTCAACGGCACGCTCAGCGGATTTTCCCTGAACACGATCGGGCGCTACCTGCCCCTGAAAACCCCGGAACACTTGCGCGCCTGGCTGACAGGCGCGCTAGAAGATGGCGTGGCCCAGGACGCCACCTTCCGCCTGCGCGGCGACCTCGCCCACTTTCCGTTCCGCAGCAATACGCCAAGCGAGCGCAAGGGCGAATTCCGGGTTGGCGGGCGCCTGGAAAATGCGCGCCTGAACTATGCGCCCGGCCATTTCGCTCCTGACGGGGTGGCGCCGGTCTGGCCCCAGGCCGAGCAGATCAACGGCACTTTCCTGTTCGAGCGCGCACGCATGGAAATCAAGGGCGACACGGGGAGCACCCGGGGCGTGGCCTTGAGCGCCGTGAAGGCGGTGATCGCCGACCTGGCCGATCCGGAAAAAGTGCTGGAAATCGATGGCAACGCCGCCGCGACTATGCAGGATTTCCTCGGCTATGTGGAAGCGAGCCCGGTGCTGAACTGGATCGGCCGCTTTACCGAACACACGCGCGCCAGCGGCAACGCCAAACTGGCCCTCAAGCTGCAGCTGCCGTTGAACCACCTGATCGAGTCCAAGGTGCAGGGCAGCTTGCAACTGATGGGCAACGACGTGGTGCTGTTCGACCCGCTGCCGCCGCTGCAGGCGGCCATCGGCAAGCTGGAATTTAACGAACGCGGCATCAACCTGAACGGGGTCGGCGCCAGCTTCCTGGGCGGGCCGCTGGCGCTGACCGGCGGCAGCGGGCGCGACAATGCCATCGTGATCAAGCTGAGCGGCATGGCCACGGCCGACGGCATCCGCAAGACCTATCCTTCGGCCGCCATGCAGCACGTGCTGGGGCTGCTTTCCGGTGGCGCGCACTATACCGGCTCGGTGGTGGTCAGGGATCACCAGGCCCTGGTGACGGTCGATTCCTCGCTGGCCGGCATGGGCGTGGACTTGCCGGCGCCCCTGAACAAGGCGGCCGCCGACACCCTGCCGCTGCACTTCACCCTGAGCGGCCTGCCCAGCGCCGACCCGAATCTGGCGCGCGATGAAATCCGGGTGGCGCTGGGTGCCAACATGGGCGCGCGCTACCAGCGCATCAAGCAGGGCAAGGGGCCGTGGCGGGTCGAGAGCGGCGGCATCGGCGTGAATGTGCCGGCCCCGGCCCCGGACAGCGGCATGATGGTCAATGTCGACATGAAGTCGCTCAACGTCGACCAGTGGATCGCGATCGGCGCCTCGGTGGCGCACGCCGTGCCCGAGCCGGCGGCCGCCGGCGCCGCCGTCGATGGCGGCATGGACCTGGCGCAGTACGTGGTGGCCGATGTGCTGGCCGCGCGCGCGGGCGAACTGATCGTCAGCGAGCGCAAGCTCGACAATGTGGTGGTGGGCGCCTCGCACGTGAAGGATACCTGGCAGGCGAATATCGATGCGCGCCAGGTGGCCGGCCACATCACCTGGGCCGAGGGGTCGGGCGGCCAGGGCCTGGGCAAGGTGACGGCGCGCCTGGCTTCCCTGATCATCCCCGAATCGGACGCGGCCGGGGTCAAGGACTTGCTCGAAAGCGGCAAGAGCGCGGCGGCCACCATTCCCGCGCTCGATATCGTGGCCGAGCATTTCGAATTGTTCAACAAGAAACTCGGGCGGCTGGAATTGCTCGCCAGCAATGCCCAGCTTGCCAACGGACGCGAGTGGCAAATCAATCGCTTGCTGCTGGCCAATCCGGACGGCGTGCTGCGCAGTACCGGCAAGTGGGTGACGGGGGAAGGGCAGAGCAATACCAGCCTCAATTTCACCCTGGACATCGAGGATGCCGGCAAATTGCTCGACCGCTTCGGTTTCCCGGAAACCTTGCGCCGCGGTAAGGGCAAGCTGGCCGGCGATATCGCCTGGAATGGCTTGCCGTATTCGCTGGACATTCCCAGCCTGTCGGGCAAGATTGACATGAACGTGGCGGCCGGCCAATTCCTCAAGCAAGACCCGGGCGCGGCCAAGCTGCTGGGCGTGCTGAGCCTGCAAATGCTGCCGCGCCTGCTCAAGCTCGATTTCCACGATGTGTTTTCGGAAGGGCTGGCCTTCGACGGCATCAGCGCCAATGCCAGCATCACGCGCGGCGTGCTGCGCACCGACAACCTCAAGATGCATGGCGTGGCCGCCACCGTGCTCATGGCCGGCACCGCCGACATTGCCAACGAGTCGGCCAATCTGCATGTGGTGGTGATTCCGGAATTTAACCTGGGCACCGGCCCGCTGGTGTACGCGCTGGCGGTCAACCCGGTGGTCGGGCTCGGCAGTTTCCTTGCGCAACTGTTCCTGCGCGCGCCAGTGATGCGCGCGCTGACCTATGAAATGCAGATCACCGGCCCGTGGAAGGCGCCCGTGATCACCAAGCTGGGCACGCCCAAGGGGCCGCCGCCGCTGTTGATGCCAGAAGGCAACGCAGCGACCGGGATCAAATAA
- a CDS encoding TonB-dependent receptor, with protein MIEKILSAAVRRLCAGGALLGAGVLALPAQAQAQAQASAASQPMQKVEIVGTSIRQRLEAQTALPITSLRAEDFAKQGLSTVQEVLATIPMNQTSIGSSQSVGAGTGGRATANLRGLGGDKTLVLLNGRRLANHPFFADTVDLNIIPVAALERVEVLRDGASAIYGSDAIGGVINFVTKRSYRGMEVSVEAYEPTGSGGGDEQRINVIGGWGDLATDGYNLLGIVDLHRQSPLMAADRDFARTGVRPERGLYQTSGTTFPANFFSEEGISGNPSFASGCRPPYSIPNLSGAPNCRFDSTQFIDLIPLTKQETFLGRFSKKLGADHTATLEYLHSRSTNEARVAPPPLAGIGLTMSNTSPFYPGRGITPAVAGLAGEPLDVSWRPLVTGKREGLDVSLSDRLLASIEGTLGGWDYSAGLSYAVGRARSAFTNGYVIDERIIEGVGNGLLNPFGEQTPAGNDFLSQSLLKGEYLRARIKSAAIDVKASRELTTLPAGPLGFAIGGEFRRDEAGYRVNRALASQASSSGYADAQDQSGSRNIGAVFTELNIPVIKDLEVNLAARYDDYTDFGHSFNPKVALRWQPSKQVLLRGSFNKGFRAPTLYDLHGPQTTTNTGNPWNDPVLCPGGTPVPGANPNLACDQQQKQRQGGNPDVKPERSRTYSAGIVLEPTPELTLSLDYWDIRLKDQISALAEESVFGNYQKYQNLYFYNAARTRLDYVLTLTQNLGEVKTRGVDLGLLWRLPRGNLGNFTLAVDGTYVDRYDYQNERNGPFTVNAGRFADASPVFRWRHNASLGWASGPFTMTLSNRYLSGYDDQPDENGVVPGRVGHYSTWSLAGTYAANQKVSVTAGVKNLLNDDPPFTVQSTAFQQGYDPRYTDPLGRTFYLRATYKF; from the coding sequence ATGATTGAAAAAATTCTATCCGCCGCCGTTCGCCGTTTGTGTGCCGGCGGCGCCCTCCTCGGCGCCGGTGTGCTGGCCCTGCCAGCCCAAGCCCAGGCCCAGGCCCAGGCGTCCGCCGCCTCCCAGCCGATGCAAAAAGTCGAAATCGTCGGCACCTCGATCAGGCAACGCCTGGAGGCGCAAACCGCACTGCCGATCACCTCGCTGCGGGCCGAGGACTTCGCCAAGCAGGGCCTCTCGACCGTACAGGAAGTGCTGGCCACCATTCCCATGAACCAGACCTCCATCGGCTCATCCCAGTCGGTCGGCGCCGGCACTGGCGGGCGCGCCACCGCCAATCTGCGCGGCCTGGGCGGTGACAAGACCCTGGTGCTGCTCAATGGCCGGCGCCTGGCCAACCACCCGTTCTTCGCCGATACGGTCGACCTGAACATCATTCCCGTGGCCGCGCTCGAGCGGGTCGAGGTGCTGCGCGACGGCGCCTCCGCCATCTACGGCAGCGACGCCATCGGCGGCGTGATCAACTTCGTCACCAAGCGTTCCTACCGCGGCATGGAAGTGAGCGTGGAAGCGTACGAACCGACCGGCTCCGGCGGCGGCGACGAGCAGCGCATCAATGTCATCGGCGGCTGGGGCGACCTGGCCACCGACGGTTACAATCTGCTCGGCATCGTCGACCTGCACCGCCAGTCGCCGCTGATGGCCGCCGACCGCGACTTCGCGCGCACCGGCGTGCGTCCCGAACGCGGCCTGTACCAGACCAGCGGCACTACCTTCCCCGCAAATTTTTTTTCCGAAGAAGGCATCTCGGGCAATCCCAGCTTTGCCAGCGGATGCCGTCCGCCCTACTCGATCCCCAACCTGAGCGGCGCGCCGAACTGCCGCTTCGACTCGACCCAGTTCATCGACTTGATTCCGCTGACCAAGCAGGAAACCTTCCTCGGCCGCTTCAGCAAAAAACTCGGGGCCGATCACACCGCCACCCTGGAATACCTGCACAGCCGCAGCACCAACGAAGCGCGCGTGGCGCCGCCGCCGCTGGCCGGCATCGGCCTGACCATGAGCAATACCAGCCCCTTCTATCCGGGCCGCGGCATCACCCCGGCCGTGGCCGGCCTTGCCGGCGAGCCGCTCGACGTCAGCTGGCGGCCGCTGGTGACCGGCAAGCGCGAAGGCCTCGACGTGAGCCTGTCGGACCGCCTGCTGGCCAGCATCGAGGGCACGCTCGGCGGCTGGGATTACAGCGCCGGTTTGTCGTATGCGGTGGGCCGGGCCCGCAGCGCCTTTACCAATGGCTACGTGATCGATGAGCGCATCATCGAGGGCGTGGGCAATGGCTTGCTCAACCCGTTCGGCGAGCAGACACCAGCCGGCAACGATTTTCTGAGCCAGTCACTGCTCAAGGGCGAATATCTGCGCGCCAGGATCAAGAGCGCCGCGATCGATGTCAAGGCCAGCCGCGAGCTGACCACCCTGCCCGCCGGCCCGCTCGGTTTCGCGATCGGCGGCGAATTCCGGCGCGACGAAGCCGGCTACCGGGTCAACCGGGCGCTGGCCAGCCAGGCGTCCAGTTCCGGCTACGCCGACGCCCAGGACCAGAGCGGCAGCCGGAATATCGGCGCCGTGTTCACCGAGCTCAACATCCCGGTCATCAAGGACCTCGAAGTCAATCTGGCCGCGCGCTACGACGATTACACCGACTTCGGCCACAGCTTCAACCCCAAGGTGGCGCTGCGCTGGCAGCCCAGCAAACAGGTACTGCTGCGCGGCTCCTTCAACAAGGGCTTCCGCGCCCCCACCTTGTACGATTTGCACGGGCCGCAGACGACCACCAACACCGGCAACCCCTGGAACGATCCGGTGCTGTGTCCGGGCGGTACGCCCGTTCCCGGGGCCAATCCCAATCTCGCCTGCGACCAGCAGCAAAAGCAGCGCCAGGGCGGCAACCCGGACGTCAAGCCGGAACGCTCGCGCACCTACAGCGCCGGGATCGTGCTCGAACCGACGCCCGAGCTGACCTTGTCGCTCGATTACTGGGATATCCGGCTCAAGGACCAGATCAGCGCACTGGCGGAGGAATCGGTCTTCGGCAACTACCAGAAATACCAGAACCTGTATTTCTACAATGCCGCCCGCACCCGGCTCGACTACGTGCTGACGCTCACCCAGAACCTGGGCGAGGTCAAGACCCGCGGCGTCGACCTGGGCTTGCTGTGGCGTCTACCGCGCGGCAATTTGGGCAACTTTACCCTGGCGGTCGATGGCACTTACGTGGACCGCTACGACTACCAGAACGAACGCAACGGGCCGTTCACCGTCAACGCGGGGCGCTTTGCCGATGCCAGTCCGGTATTTCGCTGGCGTCACAATGCCAGCCTAGGGTGGGCCAGTGGGCCGTTCACCATGACCCTGTCCAACCGCTACCTGTCCGGTTACGACGATCAGCCAGATGAAAACGGGGTCGTGCCCGGCCGCGTCGGACATTACTCGACCTGGAGCCTGGCGGGCACGTATGCGGCGAACCAGAAAGTCAGCGTGACCGCCGGCGTCAAGAACCTGCTCAACGACGACCCGCCCTTCACGGTCCAGAGTACCGCCTTCCAGCAAGGCTACGATCCGCGCTACACGGACCCGCTCGGACGGACGTTTTACCTGAGGGCCACGTACAAATTCTGA
- the aroG gene encoding 3-deoxy-7-phosphoheptulonate synthase AroG produces the protein MPRTDDLRIREMKELTPPSHLIREFACGERAEQTASASRVALHRILHGQDDRLMVVIGPCSIHDTKAAMEYARRLVGERERFKGELEIIMRVYFEKPRTTVGWKGLINDPYMDNSFRINDGLRMARELLRDINELGLPAGTEYLDVISPQYIADLISWGAIGARTTESQVHRELASGLSCPVGFKNGTDGNIKIAVEAIKAASQPHHFLSVTKGGHSAIVSTNGNEDCHIILRGGKTPNYDAASVELACQQIAAQGLAARLMIDASHANSSKKPENQVPVCADIAAQVAGGDERIVGVMVESHLVAGRQDLVPGKELVYGQSITDGCIDWDSSVAVLEGLAAAVRQRRLRQDP, from the coding sequence ATGCCACGCACCGACGATCTACGCATCCGCGAAATGAAGGAATTGACGCCGCCCTCCCACCTGATCCGCGAGTTCGCCTGCGGCGAGCGCGCCGAGCAGACCGCCAGCGCCTCGCGCGTGGCCCTGCACCGCATCCTGCACGGCCAGGACGACCGCCTGATGGTGGTGATCGGCCCGTGCTCGATCCACGACACCAAGGCGGCCATGGAATACGCGCGCCGCCTGGTCGGCGAGCGCGAGCGCTTCAAGGGCGAGCTGGAAATCATCATGCGCGTGTACTTCGAAAAGCCGCGCACCACGGTCGGCTGGAAGGGCTTGATCAACGATCCGTACATGGACAACAGTTTCCGCATCAACGATGGCTTGCGCATGGCGCGCGAACTGCTGCGCGACATCAACGAGCTGGGCTTGCCGGCCGGTACCGAGTACCTGGACGTGATCAGCCCGCAGTACATCGCCGACCTGATCAGCTGGGGCGCGATCGGCGCGCGCACCACCGAGTCGCAGGTGCACCGCGAACTGGCGTCCGGGCTGTCCTGTCCGGTGGGCTTCAAGAATGGGACCGACGGCAACATCAAGATCGCGGTCGAAGCGATCAAGGCGGCCTCGCAGCCGCACCATTTCCTGTCGGTGACCAAGGGCGGGCATTCGGCGATCGTCTCGACCAACGGCAACGAGGATTGCCACATCATCCTGCGCGGCGGCAAGACCCCCAACTATGACGCCGCCAGCGTGGAACTGGCTTGCCAGCAGATCGCGGCCCAGGGCCTGGCGGCGCGCCTGATGATCGACGCTTCGCATGCCAACAGTTCCAAGAAGCCGGAAAACCAGGTGCCGGTGTGCGCCGATATCGCGGCCCAGGTGGCCGGGGGCGACGAGCGCATCGTCGGCGTGATGGTGGAGTCGCATCTGGTGGCGGGGCGCCAGGATCTGGTGCCGGGCAAGGAACTGGTGTATGGCCAGTCGATCACCGATGGCTGCATCGATTGGGACAGCAGCGTGGCGGTGCTCGAAGGCCTGGCCGCGGCCGTGCGCCAGCGCCGCCTGCGCCAGGACCCATGA
- a CDS encoding carbon-nitrogen hydrolase family protein: MTTVAAVQMISTPDVSENIASARRLVGEAAARGATLVTLPEYWPIMGMSDSDKVAHAEAPGQGPIQDCMAQAAREHGIWLIGGTLPLVSADAGRVMNTTLVYDPQGRPVQRYDKIHLFGFTRGAESYDEARTIVPGEAVATFEAPFGRVGLSVCYDLRFPELYRAMGECALMVVTAAFTHTTGLAHWEVLLRARAIENQCYVLASAQGGTHRNGRRTFGHSMLIDPWGEVKAVLDEGEGIVSGALDPAFLAGVRESLPALKHRKL; the protein is encoded by the coding sequence ATGACGACCGTGGCCGCAGTACAAATGATCAGCACCCCCGATGTGTCCGAGAACATCGCCAGCGCACGCCGCCTGGTGGGCGAGGCGGCGGCGCGCGGCGCCACCCTGGTGACCTTGCCGGAATACTGGCCCATCATGGGCATGAGCGACAGCGACAAGGTAGCCCATGCCGAGGCGCCCGGCCAGGGGCCGATCCAGGACTGCATGGCGCAGGCGGCGCGCGAGCATGGCATCTGGCTGATCGGCGGCACCTTGCCGCTGGTGTCGGCCGACGCCGGGCGCGTGATGAACACCACCCTGGTGTACGACCCCCAGGGCCGCCCGGTGCAGCGCTACGACAAGATCCACCTGTTCGGATTTACCCGCGGCGCGGAAAGCTATGACGAGGCGCGCACCATCGTGCCGGGCGAAGCCGTGGCGACCTTCGAGGCGCCGTTCGGGCGGGTCGGCTTGTCGGTCTGCTACGACCTGCGCTTTCCCGAGCTGTACCGGGCCATGGGCGAGTGCGCGCTGATGGTCGTCACCGCCGCGTTTACCCACACCACGGGTCTTGCGCACTGGGAAGTGCTGCTGCGCGCGCGCGCCATCGAAAACCAGTGCTATGTGCTGGCCTCGGCCCAGGGCGGCACCCATCGCAACGGGCGCCGCACCTTCGGCCACAGCATGCTGATCGACCCCTGGGGCGAGGTCAAGGCCGTGCTGGACGAGGGCGAAGGCATCGTCAGCGGCGCCCTCGACCCTGCCTTCCTGGCGGGGGTGCGCGAAAGCTTGCCTGCGCTCAAGCACCGCAAACTGTGA